The genomic DNA atggtatgttttggcaagtagtaGATGGAATAGAAGTATGCAAATGTTGTCTTGATATGTAGTAGACATATGAATGGAAAATGCATTATATTAATTTAGGTATTTGAATACCATGTTGAATTggtataatatgtgtatgaaatgttatgcatTGGTTGCctattgagttataaaatgttgCAAATTTGAGCTTGATTAGGAcgtgcaaaatgggtggcaaaatagCTTTgtaaatagtctatttttgtcaacacgagcagagacacgggtgtgtgtcttagccttATGTAACACACGattatgttacacggtcgtgtgtcctctaGTGTTGAAATTgtaaccaagtcagtatgctccacacggcgtcacacacgagcgtgtgacttggtcgtatggcataagtcagtataccctacagctttgacacgacctagcacactgcctggtacatgggcgtatattgccatttttagggcacacgggctaggaaCACGGCCATGTGTGttggttgtgtgacccaagtcagagagttacacgggctgggacacggccatgtgctcccatttcgaatgtccacacagcctgtgacacaagtgtgtctggtggccatgtgaaagacacggcctggccacataggcgtgtgtcccctgttttgagaaaaattttcaaagttttgtgGAAGTTTCTTGAGTtaccggtttagtcccgaaacatttctaaagcatgtttaaggcttcGTAGGCTAtaataagggacaaattgattgagattgaatgttGATTGTATGAAATGATTGAATGCATGAGAAAAGTACGTTTATTTGTGTTGTaaatctggtaatgctccgtaaccctatttcagctttgaatacgggtgaggggtgttacacactgaCAGAATGTCGTGCGGGTGTGTCATAGGCCCAGTGACCAAATATGCCCGACTGTCCCCCACCCTAATAATCGAGGGCGAAACAGATGAATGCCTCATCATTGATGATGATTCCGGCGGGTCCTAGTATGACCTTTGCAACAATGATGTGAATCCATCGCACAATCGTGCAGTGGGACTTTCAGCTTTTTGATCAGGCATGGAATTTGGTGGACACGGTATAATCAAGCTTGGACAACCTTTGTCCCCTTTGATGATGCCGACATATAACTCTAGTACAACATTTCCACTAGAGCAATAGGATTCTATCACCTGCTCCAAATCGTTGTCCCTAGTGATCTAAAAAATGACATATCTAGATGGTTCTAGTGATGAAAAATATCTACATTTGAGGCTCGAAATTCTTCTCTGGATTCCCACTTTACAACTAATCATTGTCCAAAGATATTTTAAAGTTATGGTTCGGGTGAATGCCAAATCTTCAGATTATGCTAATAGAAAAATGAGTCCAATTTCGGTCTCACAAATTTGACCATTGTAATGGATAACAACTCTATCTCGTCTGCTCATCTTCAACTAAATAGCCTAGTCCACATGtttaaaatcaagaaaatagtaaaaaaatagaGTTTTCATCACCTAAAACCTTAAACCTACATGTGATTTAACGAATTATCTTTGCTTCGACAATAGCATAAGGATGAAATTCAAGTTTTCACGACAACGCTGATTATCCCTAATGTCAAGTATCCTTCAGATCAATAATTTGCTTCGAAAGTCGGTATGCAAAATCAAAGGCTTGTATTGGTTTTTTTTTATAGAGCTCCTTTTTGGGGGAAAAAACACTTCCCTGCAACGGTATTTATCgagaattatgaaatttttatcccAGGAATCTCGGGTTGTTAGGGCATAGGGGCAAAAGCAATCAAATTGGCCTGGAGGTTGAAATGGCCAGAGAGAAAACATTCTCTGCCATGTTAGATAAAAACGCCTCCTACAGAGAACATTTTCTCTTTAGCCATTTCAACCTCTAGGCCAACTTGATTGCTTTTGCATTTGAGCACCTACAACCTAGGATTCCCAGGATAAAAAATTCCCTTTTTACCCTGACTCATCCCATATATAAATGCACATTCCCATCCCCTTAATTTAGTATcctaaattatttttctttttcttgcatATTGAAATTTTCAGGTTTAAAGATTTATTTCTCTCTCACTTTAAGTGAGACATAGTCATAGTTTTAAGTTGTGATTGGGTTCACGGTGATGTCATGAAGCTTGGTAACCTACAAATTTTACCTACCGTGTGAGTATGGAGCCATCACTTGAGAAATCGGGATCGCTTTGTAACTCGAGATCCAAGTTGATGGTGATTATACCGTCTCGAATTGAAGTGTAACTAAGGCTTCAAGTTTACAAAGGTTATGTTGTCAAAGGATGAAGCATAGTTGGGGTCGTAATTAACGGTGCTAATGTGGGCACGACAACGAGTTTTTCCTCATTAGAGGAGCATGCTTCATAAAACTCAAACATAAGCACGATGAAGGAAAATGCAAGGGGCCTTCCAGTATATTCAAGTAATTTGTGTTGTTCATATCTACTGAAGGCGGTGACATTGTCAATATAACCTGTTACACTCCAATTCTGTCACATGTTATAATAACGGGGTCACTGCCTTCAGTGATGATGTATAAGATGCACTACTTGATTATACTGAAGTTTTACTATGTTTTTCTTCATTGTGTTTATGTTTGAGTTTTATAAAGTATCCTCTTCTAATAAAAAGAACTTGTTGTCGTGCCCGCATAACCACTGTCAACTACAGCCCTATTTATGCTCCATCCCTTGATAGCATAACCTTTGTAAACTTGAAGCCTTAGTTACACTTCAACCCCATACCGTATAATCACTGCCAACTAGGAACTTGAGTTACAATGCGATCCGGCTTCTAGGGTGATGACTCTATACTCACATGACAGATGAAATCTCTATGTCACCTAGCTCCACGACACCACCGTaaattcaaacataccttaaaacTATAACTATGTCTATTTTAAACACGGACAAAAATAAATCAACAAACTCTTAATTTTCAACCGCAAGAAAAGTATAAAATTTTTTTACCAAAGTGAAAACACATAGGGCATGTCTTTGGTTCTATCTCCAAAAATAGTGTAATtcagtaaatttttaaaaaattagtgtAGTTTCTCAAATAAATTTTTCCCCTCATATTCTTATAATTCAGCCCATATTTATATATAGAAATTCTatctatttaattaaaaaaacttggattttattattttaatttagctGTATATATTCAATGATTTTATTTTTCGCGTTgggatttatttaatttatttatatatattcaaagatatcataaattaattaattaattaatatttaattaatattacttttattattatgagataataatattaataaattatttttaatgataactataattaataataaaaatattttctagttccaacttaaatttatatgattttttatactttattatttgaAAACGATAtaggttttaatttaattttaatttaaaaataaaacctgttacgaaaataaaatgattcaCAGCGTAGTGAGTTTGAACTACAAAAATTATTTGCTTCTAACATACGTGCGATAGTAATTGATTGGTATGTGCCAGTTGTAACAAATAAACGACTTTTATGACTTCTATAATTTTTCTTACTCAAACAAAAacaaacttgtataactttttaaCACTTTTCCTCTTCAAGCTATTTACCACAAATCTAACTCTCTAACTCTAATATTTCCTATAAATACCAAAAACCTAACATAAACCCTCTACGCGGCCTCCACACGTGGCATCACCGCGGCCGTTGATATTATTCCCTCTGTTCTTTGTCCTGGGTTCCAACCCTAAAGTCAACTCCAACTCCAAATCACTCCCATCGCCTAACTCGTCACCCTTAGCCAACGAACCCTCCACCGTCTCCACCGATAAGCAGTCACCTTCCCAACTATCTCCTCCCTTACTCACCGGTTCAAAAACAACCTCCTCCAGCTTCGGCTTCGGTTTTGAAGCCGACCGCTTGAACCTTCCCCGGGACTTAACTTTGCGAAGCCCATCATTGGATTTCTTGTCTTTTGAAACGTGTCGAATGTCAAAGGAGGATTTAAGCGGCGGGCACTTGGTAGCCGACAATTCAGAAGGAACTTGTTTAATCGGCGCCCCGTTTAAAACCGCGTCGACGGCTGCTTCACACAGATGCCAGTTCCCGGAGCACATCAACCCGACCGAACCATGAACTGGGTCCACTATCCGACCGCATGCTTCGTATAGCAATGATTTAAAAACTCCTGCTACCCAAAAGAGGACATTTAACCATTTTGCCTTTGataaaaacagaaaaaaaaaaaaaacatctttTTAGATTAGATAGAAGAATACCAGGACGGAGATTCTGAGGGCCACCACAAATAAGATTAATAAGACCAGCACGGCCGTAGAATTTAGCAAGGAAAAGGGTGGCATTGGCTTGGGATTGAGCGCTAGGAATCCATTGGAGACAAGGTCTTATAGTGCAGCTTTCAGTACAGCCTTTGCGAAGGACTCGACAACCGTTGCAACTCATCCGCATGAATGTATATGTTAAGAAAGATTAATTTGGTTGGAAGATGGAAGTGTATTATAACCGAattagtgtttgattgaaacttagaaataaagaaaagagaaggTTATTTAAATGGAGTGGGGGACGTGGGATTGTTTCGTTGAAAAAAGTGGGGCGGGTGGTGCAGTGGTTTCCAAACAAACAGGTGATTGACCGACTTTTGTGGGTTTTAGGCAAGTTGGCAAACAATAATGGTTGAATCTTCATTTGCTTCTTTATCTTCTTTCCTGTGCTTCCATATTTGCCcatttattttgttaattttacatttatattctaaataatatgattttataatttatcaaaatacctaaatttctaataaaattttctatccattatttcttttaaattttaaatttacttcAAAATTAAATGATTGTAAATTTCACcagttaaaaatataataaatctgAAGTTTATTCACAATTGTAGTGATATATTTACTTTTTATccctatttttattttgaattattattaatatttcttCAATGTGACTCAAGAATCAAGATTTATTATAATAATCcttaaagaaattgaatgaaggGCAAGTAATTTAGGGCTATTTTCTTTTAGAATTTTACAACTATTGAAGTTTTAAAAGAACTTAATGCCCAattaaggaataaattttaacGTAATAAAAATGGAAAATGTATTTAATAATGATCATTTCTCTCTTTATTCACCTGGCTTTCAAACAATATATACTAAATCTCAACTCTGTAATAATTAATATTACTTAATCCCACCACAGTTAGTTTTATTTCCTAGCTAATGGAGCCTGAGAAAATAAAAGAAGGGAAGGATAAAGGGGGCCATGGATAAACCTTTTTTTAAAAGAGCTTTACATAAAAAAGAAAAGGGCATAAAATGTAAATAAATGACAAATGTAAGGTTAAGATACAGAAACTAAAGGCATATGCAGTACAAGAGGTGAGGCAGACGAGTTTCAGATTCTTGCCTTGCTGACGAGTCGCCACATAATGGCACAAGCTCCTAACACACTCAATAGCATCCCCTGTCACACGCACTTGTATCCACGCGCCTATTAAGTGTGAAAGAATAAGGTGAACTGAAAAAGCGCGCGTGGTCcttgttaaaaagaaagggaaaaacgCGGTTCTGGCTTTCGTCAATTCCCGGTTTTGTGGAATCCGTAGGGCGGTTGTTGATAATAAAAATGGTGATGGGGGAAATGGGGTCTATGGGCGCCCTTAGTTCCAATGCAACGCCTCTGGTTTTGTTTGCTTTTATATTATATTCCCATAAGCATGGAGGCTAACTTTCCTTgactaaaatatcattttattattaatttttggcCGCACCAATATGcacaattttttatttaatcaaataattctaattaaatcaaatttttaaataattaaatttaaattacatattttatttagtgTTATGGATCACAttaattcaattataaaattaataaaatattatatataagttaaattatattttcatgaataaattaataaagttacctttataataaaatttgaacTCAAAATACCATGTGGAATAAATATTTAAACTTACAATTGTACTCAAAGCATTCATTAACTTTTATATAAATCTAATATTATATTAAGTGTTAACTAAATACTAATTCAAGAGTGAAATCAATAAAATATCCTCTCATATTTaaattaagttatatttttatgtgagtatttttttatcttttctatatgaaaattaataaaaatttatcataataaaaattaaaaccgaATACCATGTGCAATAAACATTCAATTTTATTATTGTAACCAAAGTGTCAATtagtttttatatggattattaattagaataaaaaataaataaaatatatatttactatCAATCTATAATATATAAGCATGAATTTAGGAAAAAGTTAAACTAACGAGAATgccttttatttttcatcatattaatataatatttaatttagaattattagtTAACAAAGTTGAAATAAATAGAAATTcgataattattataaatttaaaataattataatttaataaaagttgtgataattacacattttaaaataattataatttactttATAACAATTAGTTAAAAAGTTGTGCTAATTATAAAATAGAGTTATAACTTGCACAAAACTCTAagtataaaatctaaaaaagcttgataattattacaattattagttaaaaaaatTTATGTAAAAAGTTGTGCtatttttaaaaagtcattattatAATAGAACTCTAAGCGTAAAATATAAGAgttattattatatgtgtacCTATTGCATTCTTTGTCAAGTCAAGAGATTGGGTATTTTACCAAGCCATCTACCTATGCAGCGCAACCAGTCAGGGGTCAACTCGAGAGATAGATGTAATTTTCACAATGACGGGGGCACAAGACCAAGGATTGTTTCACTTTGAAAGATGCTATAGAGGAGGCAGTTACAATGGTGAGCTGAAGGATTTTGTGGCTCAGGGTACTTCGACATCAGGTCAGGGTTCGCAGGGCACTGATAAGGGAAAACAAAAGGTTAGGGGTATAATACATGTGATAATTGGTACGAATAAAGAGTGGGCGACCTCTAACATGAAGAGAAAGGCTCATCTTAGAAGTATAATGTCAGTTAGTTCACTAAAGAGGCTGATTCAACAAGAGAAATGAAATGTAGAATTTAATGATGAGGATAAGAATTCAATATATGATGAGGAAGGAAATTATCTAGTGGTCATGTCAGCAACTATAATAGGATTTGAGGTGAAGAAAATTTTGGTTGACAGTGGAAGTGTTGTGTGAAGGTATTGACTTGGGACGCATACCAAAAGGTAGGGCTCAATGAACAAGCTTTGAAAAAGGCAAGCCCTTTGTATGGTTTTGCGAACTATCCAGTCGAGGTGAAAGGATGTATTACCTTGCATATTACCTTGAGGGATGACAAGAACTCCACCAAAAAAAAGATGTTTAGCTCTTTATGGTAAATCACCTAATGGTTTACAATGCTATATTTAGACATCCAATTATGAGAATGACTAAAATGCCAATTGTAACTTTTTGTATGAAGATTAAGTTTCCCACTAAGACAGGAATAGGTTTCATGAAGTTTAACTAACGAACAGTCAAACAATGTCATATGTTGTCAGTTAAGCAAACATGTGAGCATAGACCGCAAGGTTAGAGTTCGCAATAGGAAGAAATGGCTAGTCATGTTTTAGATTTTAATAGTTTGGATATTAGAAGTGAGGAAAGAATTCGTAAGCCAAAAGCAACAAAAGTCATAGAAACTTTGGAGTATGATAATATAGATAAGTTGGTAAGGATTTAATTAGTAttagcaaaagaagaaaaaagaggaCTTGATTTAGTGTTTGAAAGAGAATTCAGACATTTTTGCATTGTCAACTGCAGACATGTCTGGTGTGGATTCTAAAATGATTTCTCATTGGTTAAATGCGTCTCTTGAGGTCAAGCCAGTcaagtagaaaaaaaaaaaaaggtttgctCCGCAAGTCGTGGAGGCCATTAGGCAAGATGTAAGAAAGATGCTTTCAGCGGGATTCATTAGGGAAGTGGCATACTAGTATTGGGTATCAAATTTTGTGATGGTAAAGAAGACCAATGTAAAGTAGATAATGCGCATTGATTTCACCAATCTAAACAAAGGTTATCCGAAGCATAGTTTTCCTTTACCCTCGATCGACAAGTTGATCAATTCATCCTTAGGCCATAATTCATGAGTTTTATAGATGCATTCttagattataataaaatttcCATAGCTCTAGAAAATCAAGATAAAACAACCTTTGTCACTGAAGAAGGCTTGTTGTGCTATCGAGTTATGCCTTTCGGGTCGAAGAATGTAGGTACAACTACTAGAGATTGGTTAATAAGATTTTTAGATAGCAAATTGGTCATGGTGTTAAGGTCTTTGTTGATGACATGTTGGTGAAGATCTCTACTTTAAAGGGGCATATTCAAGATTTGTTCAAAGCTTTTCCTATTCTACGAGTCTATAACATGAAGTTAAATCTAGAAAAATGCACTTTTGGTGTAAAAGCAAGAAAATTCTTAGGTTTCCTAGTTTCAAAGAGAAGTATAAAGACGACCCCTGAGAAGATCCAAGCTATTCTAGACATGCCTCCACTGAAGACTATTAAATAAATTCAACACTTAACGGGGAGGGTGTGATACAACCACCCCTCCtgagttgtcggctgccaatgaagatcctctcgaattgcccgtaggaccgatcacccgagctcgagcaaagagattcaaagactcAACAATGactttagttgatagagtttgggtgAAACCGCtgtggacttcttgaaagctcttggaccagcaagccaagcaaaccatgcatactccttcaagctcaaatcggttcaaatcagctcaacttcaactcaacttagctcaacgagctcgtttcactcatttcattattgcatttattatgctggaataaatcatttaagttgtcgttagttttattagttatttgttttaataattaatttgtcataatctggacatgttttaattatgttctaaattaagtacttaattaattaggaccaattaaatatgtcttaactattacaaagattaattatgtccagcctaatttatggtgcaagatttatttgtctatgttgccgaatttaatgtgtctaaaagggatttaatttgctgaattaaatgttgtaggtacattaccccttggacggcataggtgcatggatgacttaaaattggtgtgctgctctttggtgttccctaagtgaccattcagccaaaccttacaactcttcaagaagaccgattggctgcccaagacaaattaaggctgttcacacccacccgattattcctttcacaccaagggctgttcggttttgtttgttcacacatgtgtggctgttcaaatcggtttgttcacattctaagactattgaagtgctctagacagctccttaatcacatgaacattcggctgaatcaagtagcaacattaattccaaattcaagcatttggccgaacctattgatggcatttcagctcccaaacaattcattcaatttttctattgaatcaaggaatctagaagctgccccttaccattctccatgcacaagaaacttcaaggaagcttcatcaaaaattatggaattttcagaaaccatttagctacctcaagagcctattcgactatcccttgcattcactataaattgtggcttgtgttactttgtaaagaacttttgaaacttttgttaatgttatgctgccaaaatcgtgaggcaaacttttcttatatttcgttcaaagattcgtttggcgttcctagcgttctagttgtgtcaactgtgttctttgtcgtacccgaacttatcactattcgtagtgtggcgttcaacataccgaggttcctatcttgttagatagtgggtcgaggtttcccttaccaaactataaccgaactcaaaaggctaactcaacgggtcgataccatttcggtaattggttcttgaaagtccctttagtagttcaaacccgctctttcttctttacctaatcgaacctaaaccgaccaatttgttcgtACCATTTTTGATCCTtccctttcgttcctaccattccattcgtacccctctttctacccGACTATACTACAACTCAACTAATCCtcacgtaacttctcgtagacgatcgggcaatctacatacgactcgactcttcccgagaaggtttgtaacaccccgtacccgagatcgtcgccggagtcagacacgaggggttaacgggcttaatccacttacttgcacaattcattttaaaaatttccagacagccggctaactgtgttactgttaccttaaaaatcatatcttgagttccacaactcgaaaatcagtttcgtgatttttccctgaaactagactcatatatgcatctaaaactttttttctagaatttttggtcaggccaattagtacagtttattagttaaagtcccccatgttacagggatcaactacactgacctttgcgcattacgacttggatatctccctgtacagggcttcaatactgatgacgtttgtttctacagaaactagactcaaaaatgaatctgtacatatatggcatgacttctaattatctctggtaaatttataatgaatttccaaagtcggaacaaggactccagaagccgttctggccctgtctcacgaaaacttaaatatctcttaaaatactgttcatatgatcatttcgttactttcctatgaaaatagactcgtcaaggttcgtttacataatttattcactatttaattccattcctactatttttagtgatttttcacatccacgtcactgcagctgtcagcatttgtctttaaggtaggctttacctatttcatagtttccatgattcaactagccctttaacataaatagcacaaaatatgatcatgattaaccatcccaatggctaatcgtttccaaacatttccatacctcttaatgaacaacatacaatgattataataccatgcccaaagtatacttaagccattttcgcatggctatccaaatttacacaaaaccgaaaggtacatgacctacaacaaaagggtagtcctatacatgccatttcaaagtccaacccaaaaatataccgaaaggagctttgatagtgtgggcgacttcgacttcaaaatcccgagtccgatagctgaagaaccaaaatctataaaacagaaaatcaaagaaaacggagtaagcatttaatgcttagtaagtttgagccatgaatttaaacacaaccaaagtatagcattcatgtagctaaacagataatttcatatgcacaaattctcaatatcatacttacttcacattaccaacccttatatttatacataaagatcaacttagccaaaggccggtagctcatttatcaactgagcgaatacttatttgtaagggctcaactaattcaaagcacatacgaaacatacctcattgttgggatttcacaagcgtattaactgaaatttttacagcaagttcattcattcccgaatcacgtaccttcggagtttaaccggatatagctactcgttcagatgccttcgggacatagcccggttatagtaactcgcacaaatgccttcgggacttaacccggatttagtaactcgcaccaatgccttcgggcttagcccggaattagtaactcgcacaaatgccttcagatcttagtccggatatggtcacttagcacaaagccttcgggacttagcccggacatcattcgaataaccatgcacatttaacaataaatcatgacacattcgtagttcattttcattagcaaaactcaaacacaagacacttatcacacttgcaatttcggctcaatagccacacacaaagagcatgattttgatttgcttaaaacatgatctaatcaaatcataatttaagctctattactcaagaactgacatcggatgttgtcgaacgatttcgatggctattcgaccactttttccttccctttatcggatttagatcccctttgctcttgagcttaattaaacaaataaattgatttaatcatttgagcatcaaaaagaggaacacaaggcacttagctcatatttatacattagacattaaagtcacatacatgtgaaatcatgcatcaactcaacatattaacccacactcccttttagccgattgtcctaaccaagataaaggcatcaatatgcttgcctctaaccgaatgcatgcaacactaatcttctcatgtggccgagtatgcatgtatatgttgaggccaattatatgcttaatacttcctacaagtatggttacttgtattgattatatctcgcttcgtttcaaattcaaaactcaagctaatacgcatttatacactagtaatcaaatactaacatttttgcatttcatcttactaccatttcacatctactttctaccatggccgaatgcatcaagacaccatttacccttgcaaggcataaatttcaccatcaaaactaacaagcttataatcccatgaccgaaatcTCTAACATCACCaattaaaatacttcatgggtttgaggtaaaaccaagaaaaaaactcatgaatatcgagatataagcactaacattgttcatctagatttagcatgacacaacatccatcacccttatatttaccatagccgaaaaccttactcattccaaaaattcaaatctcaacttggtcacaaaaataacttgatatctcaccaacacaacatcaacaccaagcaagaatgatgcatccatggccgagtgtcatttccatcatatagcaagatttagaccatgggctaggtagaactcaagctaataactaaaacatgcatgcatctcatggaacatcatcaaacataccttagcctagttacatgcatggccgaacctcttcaacctttcttcttccttcctccttaaaattttcggccaaggatgaaccaaaggatgaacacttttttttttcttcccttcaactcacggcaatgggggggcaatcacacacatcctttcctttttttttttgtttctcatcctactaacactaatattttattgcccatgctctttattttattaatccttacataatgcactaccccaacatgtttatgacatgtttttagccataacatcttgtccacccatgctcttggccggcc from Gossypium arboreum isolate Shixiya-1 chromosome 9, ASM2569848v2, whole genome shotgun sequence includes the following:
- the LOC108455988 gene encoding LOB domain-containing protein 40-like isoform X1: MRMSCNGCRVLRKGCTESCTIRPCLQWIPSAQSQANATLFLAKFYGRAGLINLICGGPQNLRPAGVFKSLLYEACGRIVDPVHGSVGLMCSGNWHLCEAAVDAVLNGAPIKQVPSELSATKCPPLKSSFDIRHVSKDKKSNDGLRKVKSRGRFKRSASKPKPKLEEVVFEPVSKGGDSWEGDCLSVETVEGSLAKGDELGDGSDLELELTLGLEPRTKNRGNNINGRGDATCGGRVEGLC
- the LOC108455988 gene encoding LOB domain-containing protein 40-like isoform X2; the encoded protein is MRMSCNGCRVLRKGCTESCTIRPCLQWIPSAQSQANATLFLAKFYGRAGLINLICGGPQNLRPGVFKSLLYEACGRIVDPVHGSVGLMCSGNWHLCEAAVDAVLNGAPIKQVPSELSATKCPPLKSSFDIRHVSKDKKSNDGLRKVKSRGRFKRSASKPKPKLEEVVFEPVSKGGDSWEGDCLSVETVEGSLAKGDELGDGSDLELELTLGLEPRTKNRGNNINGRGDATCGGRVEGLC